The nucleotide sequence TGAGGGCCACGTACCGGCCGTCGCGGTACACCTCCCGGCGGAAGGGATCCAGGCGCAGGCCCGCGATCTCCAGTACCGGCGGCCGCGATCGCTGTCGCCGGCGATCGAGCGCGCGCAGCCGCAGCACCAGCTCGCGCAGCTCGAACGGCTTGGTCAGGTAGTCGTCGGCGCCGATCTCGAAGCCCGATGCCTTGTCGTCGAGGCGATCGGCGGCGGTGAGCATGAGGATGGGGATGCCGCTTCCCGAGGCGACGATCTCCCGCGCGATGTCGTCGCCGGAGGGGCCGGGCACGTCGCGGTCGAGGACGGCGATGTCGTACGCGTTGATGGTCAGCAGCTCCAGCGCGGTGTCGCCGTCGCCGGCGATGTCGGCGGCGATCGCCTCGAGCCGGAGGCCGTCGCGGACCGCCTCGGCGAGGTAGGGCTCGTCCTCGACGATCAGCACACGCATGGCTGTGATCCTACGCAGTGGGGTATATCGGCGATGTATGGAAAACGGCATACGCCGGGGCAACCGCGACCTCTCTTCACTGGAGGCATGAACGACCTCCGCCCCTCCCGAGACGTCCGGACGCGGCGACGCCGCCGGATCGTCGCCACGGTCGCTGCGCTCGCGCTCGTCGTGCTCGCCGCCGTCGCCGTCCAGCAGTCGCTGTCGGCCGCCTTCGCCGGGACGGCCCCGGCCGCCACCGGTCCCGCCCCCTCCGGCGGATCGCACGAGGCCTCCGGCGCGTCCGGCGCGCCGAGCGAGGCCGACGGCGTGATCCGCGACGGCGACCAGCCCACCGTGTTCGACACCGACCGGGTCGCGATCGCCCGCCTCGACCCCGCGCTGCTCGACGCCCTGCAGCGTGCCGCGACGGACGCACGGGCCGACGGCGTCACGTTCCTCGTGAACAGCGGATGGCGCTCGGCGGCGCTTCAGGAGCACCTGCTCCGGGAGGCCATCGCCGAGCGAGGCGAAGAGGAGGCGCGACGCTGGGTGGCGACCGCCGAGACCTCCGCGCACGTCTCCGGCGACGCCGTTGACCTCGGCCCGCTGCCGACCCTCGACTGGGTCGTCCAGCGCGGATGGCGGTACGGACTCTGCCAGACCTATGCGAACGAGTCCTGGCACTACGAACTGCGACCAGAGGCCGTCGACGACGGGTGCCCGGCCGCGTACGCCGACCCCACCGAAGACCCGAGGATGCGGCGATGACCGCCGTGCTCGCCCCGGAGGGGGCGATCCTCCGGCGACCGCACGCCCCGACCCTGCGCACGCTCCCCGACGCGGTCGCCGCGAACGTCCGCCGGGTCGGCGCGACCGCGGCGGTCCCGATCATGGCCGTGGTCAAGGCCAACGGCTATGGCCACGGAGCCCTCACGGTCGCGACGGCCGCCGTCGCCGCCGGCGCCGACTGGCTCGGGGTCACGGACGTCGCCGACGGCGTCGCGCTGCGGGAGGCCGGACTGCGCGTGCCGATCCTCGCCTGGCTGCACCCCGCCGGCATCGACGCGCCGCTCGCCACCGCCGCGGGCATCGACGTCGCGGTGGGGTCCGTCGACGAGCTCCGCCAGCTCGTCGCCGAGGCCGACGGGCGCGTGCGCGTGCACCTGCACCTGGACACCGGGATGGCCCGCGGCGGGTGTCCGGTGGAGGACTGGGACGCCCTGCTCCGGACCGCGAGAGCCACCGACGGCCGGGTCGAGGTCGTCGGGGTCATGGGCCACCTGCCACGCGCGGAGGCCGCGGATCCGCGCGCCAACGCGGCCGCCGTGCTGCGGATGCGGCAGGGGAGGGACGCGGTGCTGCGCGCCGGCTTCGGACCGCTGCTGGTGCACCTCGCGGCGACGGCGGGCGCGCTCACCGACCCGTCCACCCACTTCGATCTCGTGCGGATCGGGGCCGGACTCGTCGGGATCGATCCGTCGGACACGGTCCCGCTGGCCGGGGCCTCCCGCTGGACGGCGCCCGTCGTCCACAGCGCCGCCGTCCCGGCCGGGACCGCGGTGGGCTACGGCAGCACGTATACGACGCGGGTGGCCACGCACCTCAGCGTCGTCGGCGTCGGGTACGCCGACGGCATCCCCCGCGAGCTCGCGCCGGGGGTGGGCATTGCGATCGGAGGGGAGCGGCACCCGCTCGTCGGAAGGGTGTCGATGGACCAGATCGTCGTCGACACCGGCGACAGGGTCTACCCGCGCGGGGCGGTGGCGACGGTGTTCGGCCCGGACGGCGGCGCGGTGCCGTCGGTGCAGGACTGGGCACGGTGGGCGGGGACGATCCCGCACACCATCGTCACGGGCATCGGCCCGCGAGTACGGAGGAGTGCGGCATGACGTCGAAAGTGCTGGTCATCGGAGGAGGGCGGAACGCGGAGCACGAGGTGTCGCTGGCCTCGGCCGCGGCGGTCGCCGCGGCCCTGCGGCAGGGCGGACACACCGTCACCACGGTCACGATCGATCGCGACGGGGTCTGGCGGGCGGACGGGATCCCGCCGGGCGCGAGCCCCGTCGCGTCCCTCGAGCGCGCCTTGCCGCTGCTCGCGGCGTGCGATGTCGTCTTCCCGGCGGTGCACGGCGTGCTCGGCGAGGACGGCGCCCTCGCGGCGCTGTGCGCGCTCGCCGGGGTGCCCGTGGTCGGATCGGCGCTGGGCGCGGGAGCCCTCGGCATGGACAAGTGGGCCACGAAGCTGGTGGCGCAGGCCGTGGGCCTCCGGACCGCTCGCGGACGCCTGGTCGCGGCGGACGACATCGGCGACGTGGAGTTCGACGGCGCCGTCGTCGTCAAACCCGTGACGGCCGGATCGAGTCACGGGGTGAGCCTGGTGACCGCCGCGGACGACCTCCTTCCCGCCCTGCGGGAGGCGGCCCGTTTCGACCGGCGGATCCTCGTCGAGGAGGTCGTGCGCGCCCGCGAGATCGACGTCGCCGTGCTCCGGGAGAAGGGCGGGGTGCGGTGGGCGGCGCCGCCGCTCGAGATCCATGCGCCCGGGCTCTTCGACACCGCGACGAAGTACGACGGCACGGCCCGCTTCACCGTCCCCGCGGCGCTCGACGCGGCCGCCACCTCGGCGCTCCGGCGGGCGGCGATCGCGATGTTCGATGCGCTGGGATGCGCCGGCGTCGCCCGCATGGACTTCTTCCTCACCGACGACGGCCCGGTGCTCAACGAGGTCAACACCATGCCGGGGCTGACGGCGGCGTCGCAGGTGCCGCGGATGTTCGCGGCGGCCGGGGTGGACTACGTCGACCTCGTGGACCGGCTGGTGCGCGCGGCCGTCTGAGAGGGTCTCGACACGGGGCGTCCGGAGGCGGATGCTGGGGAGATGGCAGCCTTCACAGCGGAGAACGCGTTCAGCGGGTTCAGCGTCGACGACATCGACGCGGCGAAGGAGTTCTACGGCACGACCCTGGGGCTCGACGTCGAGGTCAATGCGATGGGTTTCCTCGAGCTGCGGCTGTCCAGCGGCGGATCGATCCTCGTGTACGCGAAGCCGAACCACAGCCCGGCGAGCTTCACGATCCTGAACTTCCCGGTGGACGACGTCGACGCCGCCGTGGACGAGCTCAACGCGCGCGGGGTGCAGACCAAGATCTACGGGGACGACGAGTTCCCGTCCGATTCGCGCGGCATCGTGCGCGGGAACGGGCAGGGTCCGGACATCGCGTGGTTCCGCGACCCGGCGGGCAACGTCCTCGCCGTCCTGCAGGCGTGATCCCGGGCCGTGCCGGTCAGAGCCGGTCGACGGCCGTCACCGTGAGGACGGCCTCGCCGGCCTCATCGGACGCCGCCAGGTCGACGGTGGCGCTGATGCCCCAGTCGTGATCGCCCGCCGGGTCGTCGATGATCTGCCGCGCGGTCCACTCCGTCGGTCCTTCCGTGAAGAGCAGCATGCGGGAGCTGCGGGCGTCCGGACCGGTGCCGATCTCGTCGTGCTCGGCGAAGTACGCATCCAGCGCGTCCGACCAGGCGGCGCCCCCGAACGACGGATCGAGGTCGGCCAGGGCGTCCACGTCCTCCCGCGCGGCGAGCTGCACGCGCCGGAAGAGCTCGTTGCGCACCAGGGTGCGGAAGGCGCGCGTGTTGCTCGTGAGGCGCTTCGGGGCGGGCGGCACGATCGGTTCGTCGTCGTCTCCCCGGGCGACCGGCCCCGCGGCCAGCTCGCTCCACTCGTCGAGCAGGCTGGAGTCGATCTGGCGGACGAGCTCGCCGAGCCACGCGATGAGGTCGTGGAGGTCCTCGTCCTTCCGCTCCTCCGGGATCGTCTGGGAGGCGGCACGATACGCGTCCGACAGGTACCGCAGGACGACGCCCTCGGAACGGGCGATCTTGTAGAACGCGACGTACTCGCCGAACGACATAGCCCGCTCGTACATGTCGCGCACGACGGACTTCGGGTGCAGCTCGAAGTCGCGGATCCACGGCTGCGCCGCGCTGAACGTCTCGAACGCGGCCTCGAGCAGTTCCTCCAGCGGCTTCGGGTAGGTGATGCCCTCGAGGAGTTCCATGCGCTCGTCGTACTCGATGCCCTCCCGTTTCATCGCCGCGACGGCCTCGCCCCGGGCCAGGAACTCCTGCTGGCTGAGCACGGCGCGGGGGTCGTCGAGCGTCGCTTCGACGATGGAGATCATGTCGAGCGCGTACGACCCCGTCCCCACCTGGGTCCCTGAGCCCTGGGTCCCTGAGCCTGTCGAAGGGTGGGTCCCTGAGCCTGTCGAAGGGTCCAGTAGGTCGAACGCGGCGAGGGCGAACGGCGACAGCGGCTGGTTGAGCGCGAAGTTCGGCTGCAGGTCGACCGTGAGGCGGACGCCCGGGGGTGCACCGGGCACTCCCGTGTCGAACGTCTGCACGACCCCGGACTCCCGGAGGGTGCGGAAGATCGCGAGGGCGCGGAGGGCGAGCGCGCGCTGGCGGGCGCGGGGCTCGTGGTTGTCGAAGACGAGTCGGCGGACGTTGCCGAACACGTCGCCGCCCCGCGCGATGACGTTGAGCAGCATCGCGCTGGTGATCTGCATGTGCGAGGTGAGGGTCTCCGGCGTCGCGTCGATGAGCTTGCGGAACGACGGCTCGCCCCACGACACGAACCCGTCGGGTGCCTTCTTGCGGATGATCTTTCGCTTCTTCTTCGGGTCGTCGCCGGCCTTGCGGATCGCGGCGAGGTTCTCCGTCTCGTGCTCCGGCGCCTGCGCCACGACGGTGCCCGCGGTGTCGTAGCCCGCGCGTCCGGCCCGGCCAGCGATCTGGTGGAACTCCCGGGCGTTGAGCTGGCGCATCCGGGTGCCGTCGAACTTCGTCAGCGCGGTGAGGAGCACGGTCCGGATGGGGACGTTGATGCCCACGCCGAGCGTGTCGGTGCCGCAGATCACGCGGAGCAGGCCGCGCTGGGCCAGCTGCTCCACGAGCCGGCGGTACTTCGGCAGCATGCCGGCGTGGTGCACGCCGATCCCGGCACGGAGGAAGCGGGAGAGCGTCTTGCCGAACGCCGTCGTGAACCGGAAGCCGCCGATGAGCGCGGCGATCTCGTCGCGCTGCTCCCGCGTCGCCACCTTCGTGCTCGACAGCGCCTGCGCCCGCTCCATGGCGGCGGCCTGCGAGAAGTGCACGATGTAGATCGGCGCCTGGCCCGTGTTGAGGAGGTCGTCGATGGTCTCGTGGATCGGCGTCGTCTCATAGAAGAAGTGCAGCGGGACCGGGCGCTCGACGCCGGTGA is from Microbacterium sp. BLY and encodes:
- a CDS encoding VOC family protein, producing MAAFTAENAFSGFSVDDIDAAKEFYGTTLGLDVEVNAMGFLELRLSSGGSILVYAKPNHSPASFTILNFPVDDVDAAVDELNARGVQTKIYGDDEFPSDSRGIVRGNGQGPDIAWFRDPAGNVLAVLQA
- a CDS encoding response regulator transcription factor gives rise to the protein MRVLIVEDEPYLAEAVRDGLRLEAIAADIAGDGDTALELLTINAYDIAVLDRDVPGPSGDDIAREIVASGSGIPILMLTAADRLDDKASGFEIGADDYLTKPFELRELVLRLRALDRRRQRSRPPVLEIAGLRLDPFRREVYRDGRYVALTRKQFAVLEVLVDAEGGVVSAEELLERAWDENADPFTNAVRITVSSLRKRLGEPWLILTVPGVGYRIGDDADA
- a CDS encoding RNA helicase, which produces MTPTPRLDPSLVPDAADADAVYLTFVEWAESTGIRLYPAQDEALIEIVSGANLILSTPTGTGKSLVAVGAHFAAMVGGRRSYYTAPIKALVSEKFFALAEVFGAENVGMVTGDSSVNADAPMICCTAEILANLALRQGEAADVGLVVMDEFHFYGDPDRGWAWQVPLLELPQAQFVLMSATLGDVTTLAADLTRRTGRDTASVTGVERPVPLHFFYETTPIHETIDDLLNTGQAPIYIVHFSQAAAMERAQALSSTKVATREQRDEIAALIGGFRFTTAFGKTLSRFLRAGIGVHHAGMLPKYRRLVEQLAQRGLLRVICGTDTLGVGINVPIRTVLLTALTKFDGTRMRQLNAREFHQIAGRAGRAGYDTAGTVVAQAPEHETENLAAIRKAGDDPKKKRKIIRKKAPDGFVSWGEPSFRKLIDATPETLTSHMQITSAMLLNVIARGGDVFGNVRRLVFDNHEPRARQRALALRALAIFRTLRESGVVQTFDTGVPGAPPGVRLTVDLQPNFALNQPLSPFALAAFDLLDPSTGSGTHPSTGSGTQGSGTQVGTGSYALDMISIVEATLDDPRAVLSQQEFLARGEAVAAMKREGIEYDERMELLEGITYPKPLEELLEAAFETFSAAQPWIRDFELHPKSVVRDMYERAMSFGEYVAFYKIARSEGVVLRYLSDAYRAASQTIPEERKDEDLHDLIAWLGELVRQIDSSLLDEWSELAAGPVARGDDDEPIVPPAPKRLTSNTRAFRTLVRNELFRRVQLAAREDVDALADLDPSFGGAAWSDALDAYFAEHDEIGTGPDARSSRMLLFTEGPTEWTARQIIDDPAGDHDWGISATVDLAASDEAGEAVLTVTAVDRL
- the alr gene encoding alanine racemase, with the translated sequence MTAVLAPEGAILRRPHAPTLRTLPDAVAANVRRVGATAAVPIMAVVKANGYGHGALTVATAAVAAGADWLGVTDVADGVALREAGLRVPILAWLHPAGIDAPLATAAGIDVAVGSVDELRQLVAEADGRVRVHLHLDTGMARGGCPVEDWDALLRTARATDGRVEVVGVMGHLPRAEAADPRANAAAVLRMRQGRDAVLRAGFGPLLVHLAATAGALTDPSTHFDLVRIGAGLVGIDPSDTVPLAGASRWTAPVVHSAAVPAGTAVGYGSTYTTRVATHLSVVGVGYADGIPRELAPGVGIAIGGERHPLVGRVSMDQIVVDTGDRVYPRGAVATVFGPDGGAVPSVQDWARWAGTIPHTIVTGIGPRVRRSAA
- a CDS encoding M15 family metallopeptidase; this translates as MNDLRPSRDVRTRRRRRIVATVAALALVVLAAVAVQQSLSAAFAGTAPAATGPAPSGGSHEASGASGAPSEADGVIRDGDQPTVFDTDRVAIARLDPALLDALQRAATDARADGVTFLVNSGWRSAALQEHLLREAIAERGEEEARRWVATAETSAHVSGDAVDLGPLPTLDWVVQRGWRYGLCQTYANESWHYELRPEAVDDGCPAAYADPTEDPRMRR
- a CDS encoding D-alanine--D-alanine ligase, producing MTSKVLVIGGGRNAEHEVSLASAAAVAAALRQGGHTVTTVTIDRDGVWRADGIPPGASPVASLERALPLLAACDVVFPAVHGVLGEDGALAALCALAGVPVVGSALGAGALGMDKWATKLVAQAVGLRTARGRLVAADDIGDVEFDGAVVVKPVTAGSSHGVSLVTAADDLLPALREAARFDRRILVEEVVRAREIDVAVLREKGGVRWAAPPLEIHAPGLFDTATKYDGTARFTVPAALDAAATSALRRAAIAMFDALGCAGVARMDFFLTDDGPVLNEVNTMPGLTAASQVPRMFAAAGVDYVDLVDRLVRAAV